A single region of the Changchengzhania lutea genome encodes:
- a CDS encoding RNA polymerase sigma factor has product MYANSLVSNESQAEDIVQNVYIKTWEKRNYLNEKFSIKSFLYKSVYNEYIDQYRKNRAVTLLEKKYIEALDVIVEEDYTVLEKLYLLVQKEIQNLPPKCKRVFLLSKQEGLSNIEISEYLNVSTKTVEAHITKAFCLIRERVDLNPNMNTLLFLLFDKKIIELQVG; this is encoded by the coding sequence GTGTATGCAAATAGTTTAGTGAGCAATGAATCCCAAGCTGAGGATATTGTACAGAATGTATATATAAAAACATGGGAAAAACGCAATTATTTAAATGAAAAGTTTTCTATAAAAAGCTTTTTGTACAAATCTGTTTATAACGAATACATAGACCAATATAGAAAGAACAGAGCTGTAACACTGCTTGAAAAAAAATATATTGAAGCACTTGATGTTATCGTAGAAGAAGATTACACTGTTTTGGAAAAGCTCTATCTCTTGGTCCAAAAAGAAATTCAAAATTTGCCCCCAAAATGTAAAAGGGTTTTCTTACTAAGCAAGCAAGAAGGTTTAAGTAATATAGAAATTTCAGAATACCTTAATGTTTCTACCAAAACAGTAGAAGCGCATATAACAAAAGCTTTTTGCCTTATTCGTGAAAGGGTAGATCTCAATCCTAATATGAATACACTTCTTTTCTTGTTATTTGATAAAAAAATTATTGAATTGCAAGTTGGATAA
- a CDS encoding FecR family protein — MKSTKGKKLLAKYFTNSITATELDDLMLWLEKQDTEDLFISSSKIDYAIRNNMSQYNTKKAEKMLLDKIRKDKTILNRLKITKFFKYAAIAILFVSIGYFVQNNFNPSNKIDVTTINKNEIILQLEDGNIKVLSEDGTEKVVNKDGKIIGAQKGNQLIYDNKPTLETLVYNTLTVPYGKRFELKLSDGTHVYLNAGTSLKYPVKFLKGKKRQVYLNGEAFFDVTKDTNHPFIVNMNNVGVRVFGTKFNASSYPENDEVTTVLVEGSVSVFDNNMDYDEKTASPLKSGYLASWNKHNKEISIEEADLEMHTAWIEGRILFRHVPFKNIIKKLERHYDVTIMNNNKNLDKEFFTASFDIETIEQVMETFHKNYNINYSLINNQIIIN, encoded by the coding sequence ATGAAGAGCACTAAGGGGAAAAAATTACTGGCAAAATATTTTACAAATTCCATAACAGCAACCGAGTTGGATGATCTCATGTTATGGCTTGAAAAACAGGATACCGAAGACCTTTTCATTTCCAGTTCTAAAATAGACTACGCAATTCGCAACAATATGTCCCAATACAATACAAAAAAAGCAGAAAAAATGCTGCTCGATAAAATAAGAAAAGACAAAACTATTTTAAATAGGCTTAAAATCACGAAGTTTTTTAAATATGCAGCAATAGCAATTCTATTTGTTAGTATTGGTTATTTTGTTCAAAACAATTTTAACCCATCAAATAAAATTGATGTGACAACTATCAATAAAAATGAGATAATCTTACAATTAGAAGACGGCAACATAAAAGTGCTCTCTGAAGATGGTACGGAAAAAGTTGTAAATAAAGATGGCAAAATCATAGGCGCACAAAAAGGAAATCAATTAATATATGATAACAAGCCTACTCTGGAAACATTGGTTTACAATACATTAACAGTGCCTTACGGAAAAAGGTTTGAATTAAAACTATCCGATGGCACTCATGTTTATTTGAATGCAGGCACATCTTTAAAATATCCGGTTAAATTTCTGAAAGGGAAAAAACGACAAGTTTATTTAAATGGAGAGGCCTTTTTTGATGTCACAAAAGATACCAATCATCCTTTTATTGTCAATATGAACAATGTAGGCGTTAGGGTATTTGGTACAAAATTTAATGCATCCTCTTATCCTGAAAATGATGAAGTGACTACAGTATTGGTTGAAGGTTCCGTCAGTGTTTTTGATAACAATATGGATTATGATGAAAAAACGGCATCACCATTAAAATCTGGATACTTAGCATCTTGGAATAAACATAATAAAGAAATTTCAATTGAAGAAGCTGATTTAGAAATGCATACCGCTTGGATAGAAGGGCGAATTCTATTTAGGCATGTACCATTTAAAAATATAATAAAAAAACTAGAGAGACATTATGATGTAACTATTATGAACAACAATAAAAATTTAGATAAAGAGTTTTTTACCGCTAGTTTTGATATAGAAACCATAGAACAAGTCATGGAAACATTCCACAAAAACTATAATATTAATTACTCTTTAATTAACAATCAAATAATCATTAACTAA
- a CDS encoding SusC/RagA family TonB-linked outer membrane protein, with protein MKNPFKQRSLNSFQIKFDLKMKLTTLFLIVSFLNLYANESYAQKTKITLHMENATIENVLYKIESLSDFKFMFNDNEIDYKKKITVIANRERISSILTQIFSNSNVAFEVYKKQIILKIDPLKNQVNISPVKAVGLIQQTITGNVSDINNQPLLGVNIAVEGTTTGAITDFDGNYSIKVDSDQAVLVFTYIGMKTVRKAVGQNTTVNVRMIEDDQSLQEIIITATGARKRVEMGNSIANLKVSDDVKERPINNVFDILQGQAAGVSIGASGGSVGMGSRIRIRGSNSASLSNEPVIYVDGVLINNESNSISFETGGQSPSRLDDINPEDIESIEVVKGPSAATLYGSIAANGVILITTKKGSAGDPRWSAFMETGFVEDVVTYPKNYQAFDASGNPGFNFEAAEGTFVHDVVNSFQPLNDSRTSPFRTGQSVGAGLSVSGGSEALTYFLSGSMSDSEGVVPVSNIRKTNFRGNFGAQITDELKMSLTTSYTNSDLELPLNDNFALALMSQGLNGTSSIDVNDGWGEFTPAELFTIDTRQLVNRFTSGLETIWKPSEKINVRVFGGLDFTSRWDSQFFPTGEAPAFLNYDEGARFSNRFNDFVYTFDAVGSYSTNFSENITSRTSVGLQYLQKLTQGTFTTGLQLVAGSNSIAGAAVTLSDEQTIEQRTIGAFIEEQVGFNDKLYVTGAVRTDRGSSFGSSFKSVFYPKLSASWLISNEDFFNPNDKSWINSLRLRGAWGASGVQPGTNDALRFFDPIAATVDGVSVTGVTIGGVGNADLKPELSKELEFGADIKLFSNRISLDLTYFNKQTEDALIFRQLPPSLGVGAGRFENLGSVKNTGLEITLNTSIVETEKFYFDLGIVASFIDTELKELGEGIEPVIFNTGIQRHIEGYPLGGYWDEEYTFNDANGDGFIGQNEVQVGETVYLGTPFATTDITFSPTVGLFNNALVFRGLLNYKGGQKLYNNTGAWRNGNSNTQELNDPNASLAGQARAVASKFFGTNAGYIEDASFWRLREISLTYNAPQKFVSNIGFSRVSLTLSGQNLGIWTDYSGLDPEISSSGQDNFETEEFLSQPPTRSWKIRLNLSF; from the coding sequence ATGAAAAATCCATTTAAGCAAAGGAGTTTAAACTCTTTTCAAATAAAATTCGATTTAAAAATGAAGCTTACCACATTATTTCTAATCGTTTCTTTTCTCAATCTCTATGCAAATGAATCTTATGCCCAGAAAACCAAGATTACATTACATATGGAAAATGCTACTATTGAAAACGTTTTGTACAAAATAGAATCACTAAGTGATTTTAAATTTATGTTCAATGACAATGAAATTGACTATAAGAAGAAAATTACGGTTATCGCTAATCGCGAACGCATATCCTCTATTTTAACCCAAATATTTTCAAATTCAAACGTAGCTTTTGAAGTCTATAAAAAACAAATTATATTAAAAATCGACCCACTAAAAAACCAAGTCAACATTAGTCCCGTTAAAGCGGTAGGACTAATCCAACAAACGATTACTGGAAATGTTTCAGATATCAACAACCAACCATTATTGGGTGTAAATATTGCTGTAGAAGGCACCACCACAGGAGCAATAACAGATTTTGATGGTAATTACAGTATTAAAGTAGATTCCGATCAGGCTGTGTTAGTGTTTACCTATATAGGTATGAAAACTGTTCGCAAGGCAGTAGGGCAAAATACTACAGTAAATGTTAGAATGATTGAAGATGATCAATCTCTACAAGAAATTATTATTACAGCAACTGGTGCTCGTAAAAGAGTAGAGATGGGTAATTCAATAGCCAACTTAAAAGTTTCCGACGATGTTAAAGAACGGCCTATCAATAATGTTTTTGACATTCTTCAAGGGCAAGCTGCTGGTGTGTCAATTGGTGCTAGTGGAGGATCTGTTGGTATGGGGTCAAGAATCAGGATTAGAGGTTCTAATAGTGCATCATTATCCAACGAACCTGTAATATATGTTGATGGTGTTTTAATAAACAACGAGTCCAACTCTATATCTTTCGAGACAGGAGGACAATCTCCTTCAAGACTAGATGACATTAATCCAGAAGATATTGAGTCTATAGAAGTTGTAAAAGGCCCTTCGGCTGCAACACTTTACGGCTCTATCGCTGCAAATGGTGTAATTTTAATTACAACAAAAAAAGGGAGTGCTGGAGATCCAAGGTGGTCTGCATTTATGGAAACTGGTTTCGTAGAAGATGTCGTTACCTACCCTAAAAATTATCAGGCATTTGATGCTTCTGGAAACCCTGGCTTTAATTTTGAAGCTGCAGAAGGAACTTTTGTGCATGATGTAGTTAATTCTTTTCAACCACTTAACGATTCCCGTACTTCACCTTTTCGTACTGGCCAATCGGTTGGTGCTGGTTTAAGTGTATCAGGTGGTAGCGAAGCGCTTACATATTTCTTATCTGGAAGCATGAGCGATAGTGAGGGAGTCGTACCGGTAAGCAATATAAGAAAAACCAATTTCAGAGGAAATTTTGGAGCACAAATCACAGATGAACTAAAGATGAGTTTAACGACAAGTTATACAAATAGTGATTTGGAATTACCTTTAAATGATAATTTTGCGCTTGCTTTAATGAGTCAAGGCCTTAACGGGACATCTTCAATTGATGTCAACGATGGCTGGGGAGAATTTACCCCTGCTGAACTTTTTACAATTGATACAAGACAATTAGTAAATCGTTTTACCAGTGGATTGGAAACCATTTGGAAACCATCTGAAAAGATAAATGTTCGTGTATTTGGAGGTCTTGATTTTACGTCACGATGGGATTCTCAATTCTTCCCTACTGGAGAAGCACCAGCATTTCTAAATTATGATGAAGGTGCTCGTTTTTCAAACAGGTTTAACGACTTTGTTTATACATTTGATGCTGTAGGTTCATACAGCACAAATTTTTCTGAAAACATAACATCACGTACATCTGTAGGTCTTCAATATTTACAAAAACTTACTCAAGGTACTTTTACAACAGGACTACAATTGGTAGCTGGTAGCAATTCTATTGCTGGTGCAGCTGTTACTTTAAGTGATGAGCAAACTATAGAACAACGTACCATTGGTGCATTTATAGAAGAACAGGTAGGGTTTAATGATAAACTCTATGTAACTGGTGCTGTTCGTACAGATAGAGGAAGTTCATTTGGTTCTTCTTTCAAATCTGTTTTTTATCCTAAATTAAGTGCTTCTTGGTTAATATCTAATGAAGATTTCTTTAATCCAAATGATAAAAGCTGGATTAATTCACTAAGATTAAGAGGCGCATGGGGTGCTTCTGGTGTACAACCTGGTACAAATGATGCATTACGCTTTTTTGATCCAATTGCTGCAACTGTAGATGGTGTTAGCGTTACAGGTGTTACCATTGGTGGTGTAGGAAATGCCGATCTTAAACCAGAGCTTTCAAAAGAATTGGAATTTGGTGCAGATATAAAATTATTCTCCAATAGAATAAGTCTTGATTTAACTTATTTTAACAAGCAAACAGAAGACGCATTGATTTTTAGACAACTACCGCCTTCACTAGGTGTTGGTGCTGGTCGTTTTGAAAACTTAGGGTCGGTTAAAAATACAGGTTTGGAAATTACTTTAAATACAAGCATTGTTGAAACTGAAAAATTCTATTTCGACCTAGGCATAGTAGCATCCTTTATTGATACTGAACTTAAAGAATTAGGAGAAGGCATTGAGCCTGTTATTTTTAATACCGGCATTCAAAGACATATAGAGGGCTATCCTTTAGGTGGTTACTGGGATGAAGAATATACTTTTAACGATGCTAATGGAGATGGTTTTATAGGGCAAAATGAAGTTCAAGTAGGAGAAACAGTTTATTTGGGAACGCCATTTGCTACTACTGATATTACATTTTCCCCAACCGTAGGTTTATTTAACAATGCCTTGGTTTTTAGGGGATTATTGAATTATAAAGGTGGCCAAAAACTTTATAACAATACTGGAGCATGGAGAAATGGCAATAGTAATACCCAGGAGCTAAACGATCCCAATGCATCTTTGGCAGGACAAGCAAGAGCCGTAGCTTCTAAATTTTTTGGCACCAATGCAGGGTACATTGAGGATGCATCGTTTTGGAGGTTAAGGGAAATTTCGCTTACTTACAATGCACCTCAAAAATTTGTTAGTAATATTGGGTTTTCACGAGTGAGCCTTACTTTATCTGGTCAAAATTTAGGTATATGGACCGATTACTCTGGATTGGACCCTGAAATAAGTTCAAGTGGTCAAGACAATTTCGAAACCGAGGAATTCCTTAGTCAGCCACCAACACGTTCATGGAAGATTCGTTTAAATCTCTCATTTTAA
- a CDS encoding Cif family virulence factor → MNTYLKSIGLIFITLITFTNCKEQNVEKEEEIVAVDVSVEKEAVAAVMKNYKDAVQNLTTEGTKELFTNEATVFESGGSEGTYENYESHHLGPELKTFDSFTFSDYKIDVKIDLPYAFTTETYIFTIGLKANEEKGREARIIKKKGVATSDLKKVDGQWKITKTHSSSRDIRKVSH, encoded by the coding sequence ATGAACACGTATTTAAAATCAATCGGACTAATATTCATTACTCTTATAACATTTACAAACTGTAAAGAGCAAAACGTTGAAAAAGAAGAAGAAATAGTTGCTGTAGACGTTTCAGTAGAAAAAGAAGCTGTAGCAGCAGTTATGAAAAACTATAAAGATGCCGTTCAAAATTTAACTACCGAAGGGACAAAAGAACTTTTTACAAATGAAGCTACAGTTTTTGAATCTGGAGGCTCTGAAGGTACCTATGAAAATTATGAATCCCATCATCTTGGGCCAGAATTAAAAACGTTTGATAGTTTTACCTTTTCAGATTATAAAATTGATGTGAAAATAGATCTACCTTATGCGTTTACTACTGAAACCTATATTTTTACCATAGGCCTAAAAGCCAACGAAGAAAAAGGCAGGGAAGCAAGAATTATTAAAAAGAAAGGTGTTGCCACATCCGACTTAAAGAAAGTAGATGGACAATGGAAAATTACCAAAACACATTCTTCGTCAAGAGATATAAGAAAGGTATCTCATTAA
- a CDS encoding HYC_CC_PP family protein, with the protein MRSFFTKISSFFLAVFILFSTSSFTVNMHFCCNKLVDMAIFGKAEACKDKVQKKDSTTKKCTTFQEKGCCSSQSYVKTGDDTIKKANNELQAEDIVFLNTFFYTYINLFEGLDENIVPFKHYRPPLLFKDIQILHETYLI; encoded by the coding sequence GTGAGATCTTTTTTTACTAAAATATCATCCTTCTTTTTAGCAGTTTTCATACTGTTTTCCACCTCTTCTTTTACGGTGAATATGCACTTTTGCTGTAATAAATTGGTGGATATGGCTATTTTTGGCAAAGCGGAAGCCTGTAAAGACAAAGTTCAAAAGAAAGATAGTACTACCAAGAAATGCACAACATTTCAAGAAAAAGGTTGTTGTAGCAGTCAATCGTATGTAAAAACAGGAGATGATACTATCAAGAAAGCCAATAATGAACTTCAGGCTGAAGATATAGTTTTCCTAAACACTTTTTTTTACACTTATATAAATCTATTTGAAGGGCTAGATGAAAATATTGTTCCTTTTAAACATTATAGACCGCCCTTGTTATTCAAGGACATACAAATTCTACACGAGACTTATTTAATTTGA
- a CDS encoding RagB/SusD family nutrient uptake outer membrane protein, which translates to MKKLIKNTNINRSYNGLFLVGLSLLLALGTVSCDSIVDVTDPDIVTPESLNSEAGIQTLKAGSLGDFAVAMSGSAAGHGATTGLISMSGLMADEYDYSGTFPTRREADTRILQNINSDMDNIFSNMHRARAGAEATIDLAQGFGGVPEVESEMQSIVGYTYVMFAETFCGGVPFSKVPSGGGDIIYGEPLSQTEMFNVAITWFDQAFSSSSGNSDLANLARVGKARAMLGLGQISAAANEVATVATDFVYNIEHSVNSRRQENGIYIMSTVRRQFSIADGKGGNGLMYRSANDPRTPWDGGTDFGQDDITLYYNQLKYTDENASVALASGIEARLIEAEALADSDDGTGTHTIHNALRATMSLPAIDFSGLTGDDLILAHMAERAFWLYSTGHRQGDLRRLVDVYGMQASDVFPWGDYFKGGSYDSNLTFPVPQSEANNPNYVECL; encoded by the coding sequence ATGAAAAAATTAATAAAAAACACAAATATAAATAGAAGTTATAACGGGCTATTTTTAGTTGGTCTTTCACTACTTCTTGCGCTTGGAACGGTATCATGTGATAGTATAGTTGATGTTACCGATCCAGATATTGTAACTCCTGAATCACTAAACAGCGAAGCAGGAATACAAACACTTAAAGCGGGATCCTTGGGTGATTTTGCTGTAGCAATGAGTGGGTCGGCTGCTGGACATGGTGCGACAACTGGGTTAATATCAATGAGTGGTTTAATGGCCGATGAGTACGATTATTCTGGAACTTTTCCTACCAGAAGAGAAGCCGATACCAGAATCCTTCAAAACATCAATAGTGATATGGATAATATTTTCTCTAACATGCACAGAGCACGTGCTGGAGCAGAAGCTACTATAGACTTAGCTCAAGGCTTTGGTGGTGTTCCAGAAGTTGAAAGTGAAATGCAAAGTATTGTAGGATATACCTATGTTATGTTTGCTGAAACTTTTTGTGGTGGTGTACCTTTTAGTAAAGTACCATCTGGTGGAGGAGACATTATTTATGGGGAGCCATTATCACAAACCGAAATGTTTAATGTGGCTATTACCTGGTTTGATCAAGCATTTTCTAGTAGTAGCGGAAACTCTGATTTAGCTAATCTGGCACGTGTAGGAAAAGCACGTGCAATGCTAGGATTAGGTCAAATTAGTGCAGCTGCAAATGAAGTTGCTACTGTAGCAACAGATTTTGTTTACAACATAGAGCATTCTGTTAACAGCAGAAGACAGGAAAATGGTATTTATATCATGAGTACAGTTAGACGTCAGTTCTCCATAGCCGATGGAAAGGGAGGTAATGGTTTAATGTACCGTTCAGCGAATGATCCCCGTACACCATGGGATGGTGGTACTGACTTTGGACAAGATGACATTACTTTGTATTATAATCAATTAAAATATACGGATGAAAATGCGTCTGTTGCTTTAGCTTCAGGAATTGAAGCCCGTTTAATTGAAGCTGAGGCTCTAGCTGATTCAGATGATGGAACTGGTACTCATACTATTCATAATGCCCTCAGAGCAACTATGAGTCTTCCTGCCATAGATTTTTCTGGTTTAACAGGTGATGATCTCATATTAGCACACATGGCTGAAAGAGCTTTTTGGTTGTATAGTACAGGACATCGTCAAGGTGATTTAAGACGTCTTGTAGATGTTTATGGTATGCAAGCCTCTGATGTGTTTCCATGGGGAGATTATTTTAAAGGTGGTAGTTATGACTCTAATCTAACGTTTCCAGTCCCTCAATCTGAAGCTAATAACCCAAACTACGTAGAATGCTTATAG
- a CDS encoding TonB-dependent receptor family protein, which produces MRTLFFLISILQFSSIWAQKNPPKEDTTKLKAEQLKEVILIGHTMLGSKFEIKNKTGSASYITKEDLKKFLYTDINRALQTIPGVNIYEEDGFGLRPNISLRGTSPERSAKINLMEDGVLIAPAPYSAPAAYYFPTIGRMEGLEILKGSSQIQYGPNTTGGAINMISSQIPNEYSGSVSMSAGNYNSKNTQVIIGDSFKNFGFVTDYFNYNSDGFKDLDGGGNTGFDKSDYSAKFRLNTNMDAKTYQSLTFKIQYSEEKANETYLGLTDEDFEKNPYRRYRASSEDIMNAKHQQYQLTHFIKLSPSLVVNTTAYLNKFKRNWYKLDDVNLGERVSINNVLSTPEDFPMEYQTLLGNDNTQPDVFGIKANNRVYTSNGIQSIAKLKWGANWLQTLEAGIRYHEDDEDRFQWVDRYAFQNKELTRTTVGEKGTDANRISNAKALAAHLLYTIHIDNLTLTPGLRYENIRLGRADYGKNDPSRTGQDLASRENTVDVWIPGMGANYRFNNNFSVFGGAHKGFSPPSNTPGQDVEKSINYELGTRFNHKGLKGELVAYYNDYQNLLGSDLAATGGTGSLDQFNAGEVRVSGIEFLLNYDFLRNATEQFKLPISLSYTLTDTEFLTSFDSNEDIYGVVTTGDEIPYIAKNQLSLAIGLQHKRFDVNINSRYIGSLRTKAGSGPIPEKFKVASSLVMDVSARYFLNKNIMLSSNIINVFDTTYAVSRVPAGLRPGHPFGINFSLAYGF; this is translated from the coding sequence ATGAGAACTCTTTTTTTCCTTATTTCCATTTTACAATTTTCTTCAATATGGGCACAAAAAAATCCACCAAAAGAAGACACAACAAAACTAAAAGCAGAACAACTAAAAGAAGTCATTCTTATAGGGCATACTATGCTTGGTAGTAAATTTGAGATTAAAAACAAAACCGGATCTGCAAGCTATATTACAAAAGAAGACTTAAAAAAGTTTTTATATACTGATATTAATAGAGCCCTGCAAACCATCCCTGGAGTGAACATTTATGAAGAAGATGGCTTTGGGTTGCGTCCAAATATAAGCCTGCGTGGGACATCCCCAGAGAGGAGCGCAAAAATCAATTTAATGGAAGATGGTGTGCTCATCGCCCCTGCCCCTTACAGTGCCCCGGCTGCATATTATTTTCCAACCATTGGACGGATGGAAGGGCTGGAAATACTCAAAGGCAGTAGCCAAATACAATATGGTCCTAATACAACTGGTGGAGCTATCAATATGATATCTTCGCAAATCCCCAATGAATATTCTGGTAGTGTGTCCATGTCCGCAGGAAATTACAATTCCAAAAACACCCAGGTAATTATAGGCGATAGTTTTAAAAATTTTGGTTTTGTAACCGATTATTTCAATTATAATTCCGATGGGTTTAAAGATCTTGACGGGGGTGGCAATACAGGGTTTGACAAATCTGATTATTCAGCAAAGTTTAGGCTCAATACAAATATGGATGCTAAAACCTATCAGTCGCTAACATTTAAAATTCAATATTCCGAAGAAAAGGCAAACGAAACCTATTTGGGATTAACCGATGAAGATTTTGAAAAGAACCCTTACAGAAGATACAGGGCATCATCGGAAGATATTATGAATGCCAAACACCAGCAATATCAACTAACACATTTCATAAAATTGTCGCCTTCATTAGTGGTAAATACCACGGCATATTTAAATAAGTTCAAGCGTAATTGGTACAAATTGGATGATGTAAATCTTGGAGAACGTGTAAGTATTAATAATGTGCTTTCGACACCAGAAGATTTTCCCATGGAATACCAAACCCTTTTGGGGAATGATAACACGCAACCAGATGTATTCGGGATAAAAGCAAACAACAGGGTCTATACATCTAATGGCATTCAATCCATTGCCAAATTAAAATGGGGTGCAAACTGGTTGCAAACCTTGGAAGCTGGCATACGCTACCACGAAGATGATGAAGACAGATTTCAATGGGTGGATAGATATGCCTTTCAGAATAAAGAATTAACACGTACAACCGTTGGAGAAAAAGGAACAGATGCCAACCGTATAAGCAATGCAAAAGCATTGGCGGCACATTTACTGTACACCATCCATATTGACAATTTAACCTTGACCCCTGGACTGCGGTACGAAAACATTAGATTGGGCAGGGCGGATTATGGTAAAAACGATCCCTCAAGGACCGGTCAAGATTTGGCAAGCAGAGAGAATACCGTGGATGTTTGGATTCCCGGTATGGGCGCAAATTATAGATTCAATAATAATTTCTCAGTCTTTGGTGGGGCGCACAAAGGGTTTTCCCCCCCAAGCAATACACCTGGACAGGATGTAGAAAAGAGTATAAATTACGAGCTGGGAACCCGATTTAACCATAAAGGACTAAAAGGCGAGTTGGTGGCCTACTACAACGATTATCAAAACCTGTTGGGAAGTGATTTGGCAGCAACCGGAGGCACGGGAAGTCTTGATCAATTTAATGCTGGGGAGGTTCGAGTAAGTGGAATAGAATTTTTATTGAACTATGACTTCTTACGAAATGCAACTGAACAATTTAAGCTTCCCATATCATTATCATATACGTTAACTGATACTGAGTTCTTGACAAGTTTTGATAGCAATGAAGACATTTATGGAGTAGTGACTACAGGTGACGAGATACCATATATTGCAAAAAACCAATTGAGTTTGGCTATTGGTTTACAACATAAAAGGTTTGATGTAAATATAAACTCCAGGTATATTGGATCGCTTAGAACCAAAGCTGGTTCGGGACCTATACCAGAAAAATTTAAAGTAGCTTCTAGTTTAGTTATGGACGTATCGGCTCGTTATTTTTTGAACAAGAATATTATGCTATCGTCAAACATTATAAATGTATTTGACACCACGTATGCCGTATCTCGGGTACCAGCAGGTTTACGTCCTGGTCATCCTTTTGGGATAAATTTTTCTTTGGCTTATGGTTTTTAG